Proteins from one Pygocentrus nattereri isolate fPygNat1 chromosome 16, fPygNat1.pri, whole genome shotgun sequence genomic window:
- the cmc4 gene encoding cx9C motif-containing protein 4 — MPQKDPCQKQACAIQKCLQANKYIESRCEDVIRAMRQCCETHSGVNSVCCSGFAREHKTTEEKT; from the exons ATGCCACAGAAGGATCCCTGTCAGAAACAGGCGTGTGCGATTCAGAAGTGTTTACAAG CCAACAAATACATTGAAAGCCGCTGTGAGGACGTGATCCGGGCCATGCGACAATGCTGCGAAACCCACAGCGGAGTGAACTCTGTTTGCTGCTCCGGCTTCGCCAGAGAGCACAAAACGACCGAGGAGAAAACATGA
- the fundc2 gene encoding FUN14 domain-containing protein 2 — MAEKINEGEAFVMDLAEQVKKQRWWNKVFGNNSGPAAEKYSVATQLAIGGVTGWCAGYLFQKVGKLAASAVGGGFFLLQIANHTGYIKIDWKRVERDVNKAKKQLKLNTERPPKEVRTKVDEVQTFVKKNIVLTGGFAGGFLLGLAS; from the exons AGGGAGAAGCCTTTGTGATGGACTTGGCAGAACAAGTCAAGAAACAGAGATGGTGGAATAAAGTGTTTGGCAACAATTCTGGGCCAGCCGCCGAGAAGTATTCGGTAGCAACGCAGCTCGCTATCGGTGGAGTGACTGGCTG GTGTGCAGGGTATTTGTTTCAAAAAGTCGGGAAACTGGCTGCATCGGCAGTAGGTGGCGGCTTCTTTCTGCTTCAG ATCGCTAATCACACAGGCTACATTAAAATTGATTGGAAGAGGGTTGAACGGGATGTGAACAAGGCCAAGAAGCAGCTGAAGCTAAATACTGAGAGGCCACCTAAAGAAGTGAGGACAAAAGTGGATGAG GTGCAGACATTCGTGAAGAAGAATATTGTGCTGACGGGGGGCTTTGCTGGAGGATTCCTGCTGGGTCTGGCATCATAA